The segment AGTATGGATAAATCTACTTAAATACGGAACTATCACTCTTTGAACTAGGTGTGGAAAACTAGGCTATCAGGCAATTTACAAACAACAAATGGTAAACAAAATGTGGTAATATGTCTCATTCACATATAAGCAGAAttacatatacatgcactcacatatatgCTTTTTCATATGGTTCTTGTGGTATCCATAGCACcccatatatttttaaagtggtCATGTGTGTTAAGGTTTACATAAAGCCTTATTCTCTAGGTTTGTCAGGTGGTATGCTGGAATGACTAAAGAAATCGAGGAAGAAGACGTAGTTGGTAGAAGGTAGATATACTTCTAAGGccttaaaattccaataaaattattttaaagtactgTGTTTATATcataaaagattaaaacaaaaactcagtTTTTTTCTACTAAAACAAGTCATGAATCTCTATATAGCTCACAATCACAAACTTTCAACTCTTAATGTTTGTGATTCAATCAAGTTAGAGCAATAGTaagcaaaagaaggaaaaggaacccAAGCTGAGgtaaagaaatgcaagaaaatattaaagaagaGTGGCTGATATGGATAATCAACCCGATGGGCATAGCATGAGTGCCTGGGGTTCACCCAAAGATGCGCAGGAATGACTATATGAAAAAGGAAATCGGGGAATGAGATAGTTAGACTTCAATACCTATTGCCCTACTTGTTGCCATAAACTTTTCTCAGGTTTGAGGAAGGGCAGAGTTGAATTCTGATACCTGGTTATAATgagattggtggtggtggtggtggtggtggtggtggtggtggtggtggtggtggtggtggtggtggtggtgatagtgatgatgacgATGGCATGGCTAGCAATCATGCAACACAACTAAATACCCGTGTTTGTGCACTTAGAAAGtagatttttctcatttaatttaGATAATAATACCTAAACACTGAACACATTATCATCTTTATTCTGCAGATGTAGAAAATATGGCTTAGAGTTGAGCAGGAACAGTGGTTCTTAGGCTGCAAATGTGAGGCTGACATGCTAGTCTCCCCAGAACCAAACATTTTCTACCCAGTACTGCCTGGTATCCTGCCCACCTTTATTATAATTGTCTCTGCATTTACAGAAGCTCCTTTTGCCCCAGTCATTTCACTAGATCTGTTATGTCACTGAGTTCAATAGGGGAAGCTGTAAGACTAAAGTGATCCAGCAAAGACACTGGCTAATTATAAATTGCAACTTGATTTAAACTTAGGTTACACTATTGGACATCATTTGTCTGGGACAAAAAATTGGCTTGCAACCTTGTTCTATCAACATGTATATAAATCTTAGTCTCTGATGTTCTGAAATCTAAGAGAAAGTGCCCATTATTCAAATTTGATCAGAAATATGGGAGTACATGTATAGAAGTGTCTAGAGAACAGTATTTTGCACATTTATTCACATAGAGAAGTCTGTAACTGCAACCTTCAGAAATGTTGAGTAATTCATTAAGCTAACAAGTGATATCctctaaaaataatttattcaattGGCTGAAATCCTTTAAACAAAATTTTTTCAGGCTTATGCTTTAGTTATAGGGAACCTTTCAATTTCAATGAGAATGTATATATGaggtgtatggatgtgtgtgcctTAGTCaatgcatggaggccagagaataTCTCTTGAgaattggttcttttctttcacaTTGTAAGATCTGAGTACTGAATTCAGACTTTGTGTATGCACTTTTACGCACTAACCCATCTCATTCGGACTGGTTATAAAGAAATTTGAAACACATATTGTTACTATGTGCTTCTTATTATGAACTAATCCTTGTCATTATATGAATATATCAATTTCTTAATATGGCCTTCTTCTGTTCATGATAGGACAACTCCTGTTTCCAAGATAATAGTGATGGAGAACAGGACAGAGGTAACAGAGTTCATCCTTCTAGGTCTGACCAATGCACCAGAACTGCAGACACCACTCTTTATCATTTTCACTCTTATCTACTTCATTAACATGACTGGAAACTTGGGGATGCTTGTGCTGATTCTCTGGGACTCCCGACTCCACACTCCTATGTACATTTTTCTTGGTAACTTGTCTCTGGTGGATATCTTTTACTCCTCTGCTGTCACCCCAACAGTTGTTGCTGGACTTCTTGTAGGAAACCAAGCCATTTCCTACAGTGCTTGTGCTGCTCAGATGTTCTTATTTGTAGTTTTTGCTACAGCAGAAAATTTTCTCTTGGCTGCAATGGCTTATGATCGCTATGCAGCAGTGTGCAAACCCCTGCATTATACCACCACAATGACTCCAACTACTTGTGCATGTCTGACCATAGCCTGCTACGCTGGGGGTTTCCTGAATTCCTCCATCCACACTGGGGATACATTTAGACTCTATTTCTGTAAGTCCAATGTGGTCCAtcactttttctgtgatgttccaGCAGTCATGGTTCTCTCTTGTTCTGATAGACACGTCAGTGAAATGATCCTTCTATA is part of the Rattus norvegicus strain BN/NHsdMcwi chromosome 1, GRCr8, whole genome shotgun sequence genome and harbors:
- the Or5b95 gene encoding olfactory receptor Olr338 encodes the protein MENRTEVTEFILLGLTNAPELQTPLFIIFTLIYFINMTGNLGMLVLILWDSRLHTPMYIFLGNLSLVDIFYSSAVTPTVVAGLLVGNQAISYSACAAQMFLFVVFATAENFLLAAMAYDRYAAVCKPLHYTTTMTPTTCACLTIACYAGGFLNSSIHTGDTFRLYFCKSNVVHHFFCDVPAVMVLSCSDRHVSEMILLYGASFVICSALLVILISYIFIFITIFKMRSTAGYQKAMSTCVSHFTAVSIFYGTLIFMYLQPSSHHSMDTDKIVSVFYTMVIPMLNPVVYSLRNKEVKSAFKKVVEKAKYSLGI